One genomic window of Alkalispirochaeta americana includes the following:
- the pdxT gene encoding pyridoxal 5'-phosphate synthase glutaminase subunit PdxT has protein sequence MSSSFRSLPQGDPVGVIALQGGYDRHREMLSRLGAASRPVRNPGDMAGLAGLIIPGGESTTIGMLMERFGLLGEIRNSARRGLPLMGTCAGAILLAKTIEDSNQPRLGLMDITLRRNAYGRQIESFEAPLGGPLSEFRSSAFPSSVATLPHHHPLVGVFIRAPRIIAQGPQVETLAFLESSSREGSPQEEAVAVRQGNLLALSFHPELTEDTRVHELFLEVCQKAASCVA, from the coding sequence GTGAGCAGTTCCTTTCGGAGTCTTCCCCAGGGCGATCCCGTTGGTGTGATCGCCCTTCAGGGGGGATATGATCGCCACCGTGAGATGCTCTCCCGCTTGGGAGCAGCATCCCGGCCGGTGCGCAACCCCGGGGACATGGCGGGACTGGCAGGGCTCATCATCCCCGGGGGTGAGAGCACAACCATCGGGATGCTCATGGAGAGATTCGGACTTCTTGGTGAAATTCGCAATTCCGCCCGGAGAGGACTGCCCCTCATGGGAACCTGTGCAGGGGCTATTCTTCTGGCAAAAACCATCGAAGACAGCAATCAGCCCCGGCTGGGACTGATGGACATCACCCTGCGGCGCAACGCCTACGGCCGTCAGATCGAGAGCTTTGAGGCCCCCCTCGGGGGACCCCTGAGCGAGTTCCGCAGCTCTGCCTTTCCCAGCTCTGTTGCAACCCTGCCCCACCACCATCCCCTGGTGGGGGTTTTTATCCGCGCTCCCCGCATCATCGCCCAGGGGCCCCAGGTGGAGACCCTGGCTTTCCTGGAGTCCTCCTCCCGCGAGGGATCCCCGCAGGAAGAGGCCGTTGCTGTACGCCAGGGCAACCTCCTGGCACTCTCCTTTCACCCGGAGCTCACCGAGGACACGCGGGTTCACGAACTCTTTCTGGAGGTCTGCCAGAAGGCCGCATCCTGCGTGGCCTGA